DNA sequence from the Betaproteobacteria bacterium genome:
GCGGCTCCCGGCTATACCCTGGCGCTGCTGGACATTGCCCGCGCTTTTTACCGCCAGTCGTGGAGCGGCAACCCGGCCACCCTGGAGGCGCGATCCTTGCCCCTTACGGAATTCGCCAGCCGTGTCATGAGCAAACGCTGGCGCGCGGCTCTAAAGCGTGGCGCCGTGACAGGCACGGTGGAGCCCGCGAGCCTGCATCCGTTGCGCATCGAATTGAAGAAACTGCGCTATGGCGGGGAGTTCTTCGCCGCTTTGTTTCCCAGAAAAGCCACGAAGAAATTCCTGAAGTTGCTCTCGGATATACAAGACCATCTGGGCCGCATCAATGACGCCACGACGGTAGTGCGCGTTGCCAGCGCCTTGCGCGAGGATTGCCGCGAGCCCGATACGCGCGAAGCCCTGGGCGCCGTGCTCGGGTATTTCACGGCGCAGGCGCGGGCCGAGACGCTCCCCGCGCTCAAGGCGTGGAAGCGCATGAAGCAGGCCGAACCCTTTTGGGATATGGGGCCAAGGTAATGCATGCCGCGAGTAAAATCGCGCCGTCATGCATCGCCCGATGGAAAGATGGATTTGATTCTTTGGCGGCACGCCGAGGCCGAGGACGGTGTGCCCGATCTGGCGCGGCGCCTTACAGCCAAGGGTCACGGGCAGGCAGAGAAAATGGGCGCTTGGTTAAAGGAACGCTTGCCGGAGGATGTTTTGGTATTGTGCAGCCCCGCCGAGCGTTGCCAGCAAACGGCGAGCGCCCTTACCAAGGATTTCACCACGCTAAAGGAGCTGGCACCCGGGGCGAGCCACGAGATTCTCTTGAACGCGGCGCAATGGCCCCGGCGCAACGGCAGTGTTGTGCTGGTCAGTCACCAGCCCACCTTGGGCGAACTGGCAGCCTTTCTCCTCTGCGGCGAAGCAAGTGGTTGGAATGTGAAGAAGGGCGCCATTTACTGGCTGCGGCGGCGAGACAACGAGTCCCAGGCCTTTCTTAGAGCGGCGCTCTCACCCGAAATGGTGTAGGGGCCCCTCATTTCGTGGAGCGCATGAAAGGAGGGTC
Encoded proteins:
- a CDS encoding CHAD domain-containing protein, which codes for MLGSEDPEYVHQARVALRRLRAAWSVFRVLVPEPGMGSQKAEMRKLASILGVARDWDVFRLETLPALPERLTSDAGTKALIAESDTKRKEARDLAQHYVAAPGYTLALLDIARAFYRQSWSGNPATLEARSLPLTEFASRVMSKRWRAALKRGAVTGTVEPASLHPLRIELKKLRYGGEFFAALFPRKATKKFLKLLSDIQDHLGRINDATTVVRVASALREDCREPDTREALGAVLGYFTAQARAETLPALKAWKRMKQAEPFWDMGPR
- a CDS encoding histidine phosphatase family protein; this translates as MDLILWRHAEAEDGVPDLARRLTAKGHGQAEKMGAWLKERLPEDVLVLCSPAERCQQTASALTKDFTTLKELAPGASHEILLNAAQWPRRNGSVVLVSHQPTLGELAAFLLCGEASGWNVKKGAIYWLRRRDNESQAFLRAALSPEMV